The following proteins are encoded in a genomic region of Pseudomonas saponiphila:
- a CDS encoding TonB-dependent receptor, whose protein sequence is MSPRLNSRSSVPCARLQHCTLSLLTAAILLAGAQATPAMAADAPASSSQRMGNYNFAIAQQPLVSALNAFTAVTGWQVGLPAELGSGVSSPGVRGSLPPEKALERLLGGTQLSYRKLGNNNIVLERRSAANAVNLQQVTVSATRQEQDINSVPSTVSVQTREELDRQNVNTIKELVRYEPGVSVGGAGQRAGISGYNIRGIDSDRILTQVDGVEVPDHFFSGPYAKTNRNYVDPEIVKRVEILRGPASVLYGSSAIGGAVSYYTLDADDIIKPGQDAGARLKTGYSSADESWLKSATVAGRASDFDALLHLSRRDGHETESYGSNNGTGLNRTAANPEDARTTNVLAKLGWNYAPDARLGLTYEKYKDDRDTNQKSAVGGLFLNGVGQNWYRSRVGNDTITRERFGLENSFALQSPIADQIKWSLNYQIAKTDQSTSERYNPVSAFSPNARDVLRERQTLYQEQQWVFDTQLDKAFTLGETEHQLTYGTTLKQQKITGSRYGTATCLKVGAGCTAIGAPSPSASDSVKKSSDFPDPTVSTYSLFAQDQISWNAWTFTPGLRYDYTQLKPKLTQEFLNVANPTGTYPVSDEKKTWHRVSPKFGLTYAFDEHYTAYGQYSEGFRTPSAKALYGRFENLATGYVVEPNSNLKPETSKGYETGLRGNFDAGSFDVSVFYNQYRDFINEDAITAGALQSVFQSSNIKHATIKGAEARGRLNLDAFGAPQGLYSLGSVAYAYGRNNDNGEPINSVNPLKGVFGLGYDQDNYGALLSWTLVKRKDRVDDSSFKAPDGRATSGQFKTPGYGILDLSGFYKVTDDLTLNAGLYNLTDKKYWNWDDVRGYDSVGEAGQTAPANLDRLTQPGRNFSVNLVWDI, encoded by the coding sequence ATGTCCCCTCGCCTCAACAGCCGATCCTCTGTTCCCTGTGCCCGCCTACAACACTGCACCCTGTCGCTGCTGACCGCGGCGATCCTGCTGGCCGGCGCCCAAGCCACGCCAGCGATGGCCGCCGATGCCCCGGCCTCCTCCAGCCAGCGCATGGGCAACTACAACTTCGCCATTGCCCAGCAACCGCTGGTATCGGCGCTCAACGCCTTTACCGCGGTCACCGGCTGGCAAGTCGGGCTGCCGGCCGAGCTGGGCAGCGGAGTGTCATCACCGGGCGTGCGCGGCTCGCTGCCCCCGGAAAAGGCCCTGGAGCGCCTGCTCGGCGGCACCCAACTGAGTTACCGCAAGCTGGGCAATAACAATATCGTTCTGGAACGGCGCAGCGCCGCCAATGCGGTGAACCTGCAGCAAGTGACCGTCAGCGCCACCCGCCAGGAGCAGGACATCAACTCGGTGCCGAGCACCGTGAGCGTGCAGACCCGGGAAGAGCTGGACCGCCAGAACGTCAACACCATCAAGGAGCTGGTGCGCTACGAGCCTGGGGTTTCCGTCGGCGGTGCGGGCCAGCGCGCGGGCATCAGCGGCTACAACATTCGCGGCATCGACAGCGACCGGATCCTCACCCAAGTCGATGGCGTCGAAGTGCCGGATCACTTCTTCAGCGGTCCCTACGCCAAGACCAACCGCAACTATGTCGACCCGGAAATCGTCAAGCGTGTGGAAATCCTCCGCGGCCCGGCCTCGGTGCTCTACGGCAGCAGCGCCATCGGTGGCGCCGTCAGCTACTACACCCTGGACGCCGACGACATCATCAAGCCCGGCCAGGACGCTGGCGCGCGCCTGAAGACCGGCTACAGCTCGGCTGACGAAAGCTGGCTGAAATCCGCCACCGTCGCCGGGCGGGCCAGCGACTTCGACGCCCTGCTGCACCTCAGCCGGCGCGACGGCCACGAAACCGAGTCCTATGGCAGCAACAACGGCACCGGCCTCAACCGCACCGCCGCCAACCCGGAAGACGCTCGCACCACCAACGTCCTGGCCAAGCTCGGCTGGAACTATGCGCCGGATGCTCGCCTGGGCCTGACCTACGAAAAGTACAAGGACGACCGCGACACCAACCAGAAAAGCGCGGTAGGCGGCCTGTTTCTCAACGGCGTCGGTCAGAACTGGTATCGCTCCCGTGTCGGCAACGACACCATCACCCGTGAACGCTTCGGCCTGGAAAACAGCTTCGCCCTGCAGTCGCCCATCGCCGACCAGATCAAATGGAGCCTGAACTACCAGATCGCCAAGACCGACCAGAGCACTTCCGAGCGCTACAACCCGGTCTCGGCGTTCTCCCCCAACGCCCGCGACGTGCTGCGGGAACGGCAAACCCTGTACCAGGAACAGCAATGGGTCTTCGACACCCAGCTGGACAAGGCCTTCACCCTCGGTGAAACCGAGCATCAACTGACCTACGGCACCACCCTCAAGCAACAGAAAATCACCGGCTCGCGCTATGGCACCGCCACCTGCCTGAAGGTCGGTGCCGGTTGCACCGCCATCGGTGCGCCAAGCCCGAGCGCCAGCGACAGCGTGAAAAAATCCAGCGATTTCCCGGACCCCACCGTCAGCACCTACAGCCTGTTCGCCCAGGACCAGATCAGCTGGAACGCCTGGACCTTCACCCCGGGCCTGCGCTACGACTACACCCAGCTCAAGCCGAAACTGACCCAGGAATTCCTCAATGTCGCCAACCCTACCGGCACCTATCCGGTCAGCGACGAGAAGAAGACCTGGCACCGGGTTTCGCCCAAGTTCGGCCTGACCTACGCCTTCGACGAGCACTACACGGCCTATGGCCAATACTCCGAGGGCTTCCGCACGCCGTCGGCCAAGGCGCTCTACGGGCGCTTTGAAAACCTCGCCACCGGCTACGTCGTCGAGCCCAACTCCAACCTCAAGCCGGAAACCAGCAAAGGTTATGAAACCGGCCTGCGGGGCAATTTCGACGCAGGCTCCTTCGATGTCTCGGTGTTCTACAACCAGTACCGCGACTTCATCAACGAGGACGCCATCACTGCCGGCGCGCTGCAATCGGTGTTCCAGAGCAGCAACATCAAGCACGCCACCATCAAGGGCGCCGAAGCGAGGGGCCGTCTCAACCTCGATGCCTTCGGTGCACCACAGGGCCTGTACAGCCTCGGCTCGGTGGCCTACGCCTACGGCCGCAACAATGACAACGGCGAGCCGATCAACAGCGTCAACCCGCTCAAGGGCGTGTTTGGCCTTGGCTACGATCAGGACAACTATGGCGCGCTGCTGAGCTGGACCCTGGTCAAGCGCAAGGACCGGGTCGACGACAGCAGCTTCAAGGCCCCGGATGGCCGTGCTACCAGCGGCCAGTTCAAGACCCCGGGCTACGGCATCCTCGACCTCAGCGGCTTCTACAAGGTCACCGACGACCTGACCCTGAACGCCGGCCTGTACAACCTGACCGATAAAAAATACTGGAACTGGGACGACGTGCGCGGCTACGACAGTGTCGGCGAGGCCGGGCAAACCGCCCCCGCCAACCTCGACCGCCTGACCCAGCCGGGCCGCAACTTCTCGGTCAACCTGGTCTGGGATATCTGA
- a CDS encoding FecR family protein, giving the protein MTDSHSAEPPNTTGPHSSTLAMDQALDWLIELEHPNEEQLRQFHQWLAASPLNAQAFEKARAIWNGPHVAQCAQALAAPPKVSRLARLRPHWKPLATAAVLVLGLFSFSNLPLRLQADHLTLVGERQRLQLEDGSKVLLNTNSAFSSQINDHRRVARLYQGEAFFEIPGTPGLPLELDAGPVKASVADTAFAVRYLDGIAQVQVQRGDIDLRATHADQRIRLRAGESVRVGPEGFDPPARLDAGKDLAWIDGRLVFENCPLSQVLAELRRYYPGWIVNNNEQLANLAVTGNYRLDQPLDVLRSLAHITSARLSEYPALVILN; this is encoded by the coding sequence GTGACGGATTCTCACAGCGCCGAGCCGCCCAACACCACCGGCCCGCACTCAAGCACCCTTGCCATGGATCAGGCGCTGGATTGGCTGATCGAGCTGGAACATCCGAACGAGGAACAGTTGCGCCAGTTTCATCAATGGCTGGCGGCTTCACCGCTCAACGCCCAGGCCTTCGAAAAAGCCCGGGCAATCTGGAACGGGCCGCACGTGGCGCAATGCGCGCAGGCCCTGGCAGCACCGCCGAAAGTCTCGCGCCTGGCCCGCCTGCGCCCGCACTGGAAGCCCCTGGCCACCGCCGCGGTGCTGGTGCTCGGGCTGTTCAGCTTCAGCAACCTGCCACTGCGCCTGCAGGCCGACCACCTGACGCTGGTGGGCGAGCGCCAGCGCCTGCAACTGGAAGACGGCTCCAAGGTGCTGCTCAACACCAACTCGGCCTTCTCCAGCCAGATCAACGATCACCGGCGCGTGGCGCGGCTGTACCAGGGCGAAGCCTTCTTCGAGATTCCCGGCACCCCGGGCCTGCCCCTGGAGCTGGACGCCGGCCCGGTCAAGGCCAGCGTGGCCGACACCGCCTTCGCCGTGCGCTACCTGGACGGCATTGCCCAGGTCCAGGTGCAGCGCGGTGACATCGACCTGCGCGCCACCCACGCCGATCAGCGCATTCGCCTGCGCGCCGGCGAGAGCGTTCGCGTCGGCCCCGAAGGCTTCGACCCACCGGCCAGGCTCGATGCCGGCAAGGACCTGGCCTGGATCGACGGCCGCCTGGTGTTCGAGAACTGCCCCCTGAGCCAGGTGCTGGCGGAACTGCGGCGCTACTACCCGGGCTGGATCGTCAACAACAACGAGCAGTTGGCGAACCTCGCGGTCACCGGCAACTACCGCCTGGACCAGCCTCTGGACGTGCTGCGCTCCCTGGCCCACATCACCTCGGCACGCCTCTCGGAATACCCGGCACTGGTCATTCTCAACTGA
- a CDS encoding RNA polymerase sigma factor, translating into MSQSHFNHVFLTQRISLLRTLERMVNNHSTAEDLLQETYLRVTRALSERPITHLEPFVFQTARNLALDHLRARRIQGRTLLEDVPAEVLENVAAPVSSAEDAAHAEQLLERLNLSLGQLSPRQQQIFILSRLHGHSYQEIADELGVSLSTVQKELKLIMAICVGVAERLDGQ; encoded by the coding sequence GTGAGTCAATCGCACTTCAACCACGTATTCCTCACTCAACGCATTTCCCTGCTGCGAACCCTGGAGCGGATGGTCAACAACCACAGCACCGCCGAAGACCTGCTGCAGGAAACCTATCTGCGGGTGACCCGGGCCCTCAGCGAGCGGCCGATCACTCACCTGGAACCCTTCGTGTTCCAGACCGCGCGCAACCTCGCCCTCGACCACCTGCGGGCCCGGCGCATCCAGGGGCGCACCCTGCTCGAAGACGTGCCAGCAGAAGTGCTGGAGAACGTCGCCGCCCCCGTCAGCAGCGCCGAAGACGCCGCCCACGCCGAACAACTGCTCGAACGCCTGAACCTCAGCCTCGGCCAGCTCAGCCCGCGCCAGCAGCAGATCTTCATCCTCAGCCGCTTGCACGGCCACAGCTATCAGGAGATCGCCGACGAACTCGGGGTTTCGCTGAGCACGGTACAAAAGGAATTGAAATTGATCATGGCCATCTGCGTCGGCGTCGCCGAACGTCTCGACGGCCAGTGA
- a CDS encoding methylglyoxal synthase: MIGIGFTQKTMAARKRIALVAHDHCKVFLLDWAERQKSRLAEHELLATGTTGLLLSKRLGLPVHSMISGPLGGDQQLGALIAEQRVDLLVFFWDPFEPQPHDPDIKALLRVAAVWNIAVACNECSADYLLSSPLMNQAHEHRIPDYQAYLAGRG, encoded by the coding sequence ATGATCGGTATCGGTTTTACGCAAAAGACCATGGCGGCGCGCAAGCGCATCGCCCTGGTCGCCCACGACCATTGCAAGGTCTTTCTGCTGGACTGGGCCGAGCGGCAGAAGTCACGCCTGGCCGAACATGAGCTGCTGGCCACCGGCACCACCGGGCTGCTGCTGAGCAAACGCCTGGGGTTGCCGGTGCACAGCATGATCAGCGGCCCGCTGGGCGGCGATCAGCAGCTGGGCGCGCTGATCGCCGAACAACGGGTCGACCTGCTGGTGTTCTTCTGGGACCCCTTCGAGCCCCAGCCTCACGATCCGGACATCAAGGCCCTGCTGCGCGTGGCGGCGGTGTGGAACATCGCGGTGGCCTGCAACGAATGCAGCGCCGACTACCTGCTCAGCAGCCCGCTGATGAACCAGGCCCACGAGCACCGGATTCCCGACTACCAGGCGTACCTCGCCGGCCGCGGATAA
- the gap gene encoding type I glyceraldehyde-3-phosphate dehydrogenase, whose protein sequence is MTLRIAINGFGRIGRNVLRALYTQGYRQDLQIVAINDLGDSAINAHLLKYDTVHGTFDAEVQHDQESLTVNGDRIAVSAIRNPAELPWAAEKIDVVFECTGLFTDRAKAAAHLTAGARKVIISAPAKGADATVVYGVNHDILRQSHQIISNASCTTNCLAPVAQVLHRELGIDNGLMTTIHAYTNDQNLTDVYHSDPYRARSATQNMIPSKTGAAEAVGLVLPELAGKLTGMAVRVPVINVSLVDLTVTLKRDTSAEEVNALLKNASQHSKILGYNTLPLVSSDFNHNPLSSIFDANHTKVSGGRLLKVLAWYDNEWGFSNRMLDNCLALCNAE, encoded by the coding sequence ATGACTCTTCGAATCGCAATCAATGGTTTTGGCCGTATTGGCCGTAACGTCCTGCGCGCACTCTATACCCAAGGCTATCGTCAGGATCTGCAGATCGTCGCCATCAACGATCTGGGGGACAGCGCGATCAATGCCCACCTGCTGAAATACGACACCGTCCACGGTACTTTCGACGCCGAGGTCCAGCACGATCAGGAAAGCCTGACCGTCAACGGCGACCGCATCGCCGTCAGCGCCATCCGCAACCCGGCCGAGCTGCCCTGGGCCGCGGAAAAGATCGACGTAGTCTTCGAATGCACCGGCCTGTTCACCGACCGCGCCAAGGCCGCCGCCCATCTTACTGCCGGCGCCCGCAAGGTGATCATCTCGGCCCCGGCCAAGGGTGCCGACGCCACCGTGGTCTACGGGGTCAACCACGACATCCTGCGCCAGTCGCACCAGATCATTTCCAACGCCTCGTGCACCACCAACTGCCTGGCCCCGGTGGCCCAGGTGCTGCACCGCGAACTGGGCATCGACAACGGCCTGATGACCACCATCCACGCCTACACCAACGACCAGAACCTCACCGACGTCTACCACAGCGACCCGTACCGTGCCCGTTCGGCCACCCAGAACATGATCCCGAGCAAGACCGGCGCCGCCGAAGCCGTGGGCCTGGTGCTGCCGGAACTGGCGGGCAAGCTGACCGGCATGGCGGTGCGCGTGCCGGTGATCAACGTCTCCCTGGTGGACCTGACCGTGACCCTCAAGCGCGACACCAGCGCCGAAGAGGTCAACGCCCTGCTCAAGAACGCCAGCCAGCATTCGAAGATCCTCGGCTACAACACCCTGCCGCTGGTCTCCAGCGACTTCAACCACAACCCGCTGTCGTCGATCTTCGACGCCAACCACACCAAGGTCAGCGGCGGTCGCTTGCTCAAGGTGCTGGCCTGGTACGACAACGAGTGGGGCTTCTCCAACCGCATGCTGGATAACTGCCTGGCCCTGTGCAACGCGGAATAA
- the edd gene encoding phosphogluconate dehydratase → MHPRVLEVTERLIARSRATRQAYLALIRGAASDGPQRGKLQCANFAHGVAGCGAEDKHSLRMMNAANVAIVSSYNDMLSAHQPYEHFPEQIKKALREIGSVGQFAGGTPAMCDGVTQGEAGMELSLPSREVIALSTAVALSHNMFDAALMLGICDKIVPGLMMGALRFGHLPMVFVPGGPMVSGISNKQKADVRQRYAEGKASREELLESEMKSYHSPGTCTFYGTANTNQLLMEVMGLHLPGASFVNPNTPLRDALTHEAAQQVTRLTKQSGNFMPIGEIVDERCLVNSIVALHATGGSTNHTLHMPAIAQAAGIQLTWQDMADLSEVVPTLSHVYPNGKADINHFQAAGGMSFLIRELLEAGLLHEDVNTVAGRGLSRYTQEPFLDNGKLVWRDGPIESLDENILRPVDRAFSPEGGLRVMEGNLGRGVMKVSAVAAEHQIVEAPAVVFQDQQDLADAFKAGLLEKDFVAVMRFQGPRSNGMPELHKMTPFLGVLQDRGFKVALVTDGRMSGASGKIPAAIHVSPEAQVGGALARVLDGDIIRVDGVKGTLELKVDAAEFAAREPAKGLLGNNVGTGRELFAFMRMAFSSAEQGASAFTSALETLN, encoded by the coding sequence ATGCATCCCCGCGTTCTTGAGGTCACCGAACGGCTTATCGCTCGCAGTCGCGCCACTCGCCAGGCCTATCTGGCGTTGATTCGCGGTGCCGCCAGCGATGGTCCGCAGCGCGGCAAGCTGCAGTGCGCGAACTTCGCCCACGGCGTGGCCGGTTGCGGCGCCGAAGACAAGCACAGCCTGCGGATGATGAACGCGGCCAACGTGGCAATTGTTTCGTCATATAACGACATGTTGTCGGCCCACCAGCCTTACGAGCACTTTCCCGAGCAGATCAAGAAAGCCCTGCGCGAGATCGGTTCGGTGGGGCAGTTCGCCGGTGGCACCCCGGCCATGTGCGATGGCGTGACCCAGGGCGAGGCCGGCATGGAGCTGAGCCTGCCGAGCCGTGAGGTGATCGCGCTGTCCACGGCGGTGGCCCTGTCCCACAACATGTTCGACGCCGCGCTGATGCTGGGGATCTGCGACAAGATCGTCCCGGGCCTGATGATGGGCGCCCTGCGCTTTGGTCACCTGCCGATGGTCTTCGTCCCGGGCGGGCCGATGGTGTCGGGGATCTCCAACAAGCAGAAGGCCGATGTGCGCCAGCGCTATGCCGAAGGCAAGGCCAGCCGCGAAGAGTTGCTGGAGTCGGAAATGAAGTCCTACCACAGCCCTGGCACCTGCACCTTCTACGGCACCGCCAACACCAACCAGTTGCTGATGGAAGTCATGGGCCTGCACCTGCCGGGCGCCTCCTTCGTCAACCCCAACACGCCGCTGCGCGACGCCCTGACCCATGAGGCGGCGCAGCAGGTCACGCGCCTGACCAAGCAGAGCGGCAACTTCATGCCCATCGGCGAGATCGTCGACGAGCGTTGCCTGGTCAATTCCATCGTCGCCCTGCACGCCACCGGTGGTTCCACCAACCACACCCTGCACATGCCAGCCATCGCCCAGGCGGCGGGCATCCAGCTGACCTGGCAGGACATGGCTGACCTGTCCGAGGTGGTGCCGACCCTGTCCCACGTCTATCCCAACGGCAAGGCCGACATCAACCACTTCCAGGCCGCGGGGGGCATGTCGTTCCTGATTCGCGAACTGCTGGAAGCCGGCCTGCTTCACGAGGACGTCAACACCGTGGCCGGCCGCGGCCTGAGTCGCTACACCCAGGAACCGTTCCTCGACAACGGCAAGCTGGTATGGCGCGACGGCCCGATCGAAAGCCTCGACGAAAACATCCTGCGGCCGGTGGACCGTGCCTTCTCCCCGGAAGGCGGCTTGCGAGTCATGGAAGGCAACCTCGGCCGTGGGGTGATGAAAGTCTCCGCCGTGGCTGCCGAACACCAGATCGTCGAAGCCCCGGCGGTGGTGTTCCAGGACCAGCAGGATCTGGCCGATGCGTTCAAGGCCGGCCTGCTGGAGAAGGACTTCGTCGCGGTGATGCGCTTCCAGGGCCCGCGCTCCAACGGCATGCCCGAGCTGCACAAGATGACCCCGTTCCTCGGGGTGCTGCAGGACCGTGGCTTCAAGGTGGCGCTGGTCACCGATGGACGTATGTCCGGTGCTTCGGGCAAGATTCCGGCGGCGATTCATGTCAGTCCCGAAGCCCAGGTCGGCGGAGCCCTGGCCCGGGTGCTGGACGGTGACATCATTCGCGTCGACGGAGTCAAGGGCACCCTGGAACTCAAGGTCGACGCCGCCGAATTCGCCGCCCGGGAACCGGCCAAGGGCCTGTTGGGCAACAACGTCGGCACCGGCCGCGAACTCTTCGCTTTCATGCGCATGGCCTTCAGCTCGGCGGAGCAGGGCGCCAGCGCCTTTACCTCTGCACTGGAGACGCTTAATTGA
- a CDS encoding glucokinase, with protein MKLALVGDIGGTNARFALWKDQQLDAIQVLATADYRCPEDAILAYLHAQGLAPGAIGSVCLSVAGPVSGDEFRFTNNHWRLSRQAFCQALQVERLLLVNDFSAMALGMTRLQPDEFRVVCEGVAEPLRPAVVIGPGTGLGVGTLLDFGDGRYMALPGEGGHVDLPLSSPRETQLWQHIHAEIGHVSAETALSGSGLPRLYRAICAVDGHEPRLHTPEAITAAGLAGDPIAREVLEQFCCWLGRVAGNNVLTTGARGGVYIVGGVIPRFADFFIQSGFAKSFADKGCMSDYFKGIPVWLVTAPYSGLTGAGVALEQAQG; from the coding sequence TTGAAACTGGCCCTGGTCGGTGACATCGGTGGGACCAACGCGCGGTTCGCGTTGTGGAAGGATCAGCAGCTGGACGCGATCCAGGTGCTGGCAACGGCGGATTATCGCTGCCCGGAAGACGCCATCCTGGCCTATCTGCACGCCCAGGGCCTGGCCCCGGGCGCCATCGGCTCGGTGTGCCTGTCGGTGGCCGGTCCGGTCAGCGGTGATGAGTTCCGTTTCACCAACAACCACTGGCGCCTGAGCCGTCAGGCGTTCTGCCAGGCCCTGCAAGTGGAGCGGCTGTTGCTGGTCAACGACTTCTCGGCCATGGCCCTGGGCATGACCCGTCTGCAGCCTGATGAGTTTCGCGTGGTCTGCGAAGGTGTCGCCGAGCCCTTGCGTCCGGCGGTAGTGATCGGCCCGGGCACTGGCCTCGGCGTCGGCACCCTGTTGGATTTCGGCGACGGTCGCTACATGGCCTTGCCGGGGGAGGGCGGCCATGTCGACCTGCCCTTGAGCAGTCCGCGGGAAACCCAGCTCTGGCAACACATCCACGCCGAGATTGGCCATGTCAGCGCCGAAACCGCCTTGAGCGGCAGCGGATTGCCCCGGTTGTACCGGGCGATCTGCGCGGTGGACGGTCATGAACCGCGTCTGCATACCCCGGAAGCCATCACCGCGGCCGGTCTGGCCGGTGATCCGATTGCCCGGGAAGTGCTGGAGCAGTTCTGCTGCTGGCTGGGGCGGGTGGCGGGCAACAACGTGCTGACCACGGGCGCGCGGGGCGGGGTGTATATCGTCGGCGGGGTGATTCCGCGCTTTGCCGATTTCTTCATCCAGAGTGGCTTTGCCAAGAGTTTTGCCGACAAGGGCTGCATGAGCGATTACTTCAAGGGCATTCCGGTATGGCTGGTCACCGCGCCGTACTCCGGGCTGACCGGCGCCGGTGTAGCCCTGGAGCAGGCCCAGGGCTGA
- a CDS encoding response regulator: MRTAPVSSVSKSILLVDDDQEIRELLETYLSRCGFQVRTTADGAGFRQALNEAPSDLVILDVMLPDEDGFSLCRWIRQHPRRSQVPIIMLTASSDEADRVIGLELGADDYLGKPFSPRELQARIKALLRRVQFAQERVAGEVLCFDEWRLDVISHRLFHNDGEEVILSGADFALLKLFLDHPQEILDRDTIGNATRGRDLMPLDRIVDMAVSRLRQRLRDTEKPPRLIRTVRGSGYQLAANVVAGNAL, from the coding sequence ATGAGGACGGCCCCGGTGAGTTCAGTCAGTAAGTCGATCTTGTTGGTCGACGACGATCAGGAAATTCGCGAGCTGCTGGAAACCTACCTCAGCCGTTGTGGTTTCCAGGTGCGCACGACCGCCGATGGCGCCGGTTTTCGTCAGGCTCTGAACGAGGCGCCCAGCGACCTGGTGATCCTCGACGTGATGCTGCCCGACGAAGACGGCTTCAGCCTGTGCCGCTGGATTCGCCAGCATCCACGGCGCAGCCAGGTGCCGATCATCATGCTCACCGCCAGCTCCGACGAGGCCGACCGGGTGATCGGCCTGGAACTGGGGGCCGACGACTACCTGGGCAAGCCCTTCAGCCCCCGGGAGCTGCAGGCGCGGATCAAGGCGCTGCTGCGCCGCGTGCAGTTCGCCCAGGAGCGGGTCGCCGGTGAAGTCTTGTGCTTCGACGAATGGCGCCTGGATGTGATCAGTCACCGGCTGTTCCACAACGACGGCGAGGAGGTGATTCTCTCTGGCGCCGACTTCGCCCTGCTCAAGCTGTTCCTCGACCATCCCCAGGAAATCCTCGACCGCGACACCATCGGCAATGCCACCCGTGGTCGCGACCTTATGCCCCTGGACCGCATCGTCGACATGGCGGTCAGCCGCCTGCGCCAGCGCCTGCGGGACACCGAAAAGCCGCCGCGGCTGATCCGCACCGTGCGTGGCAGCGGCTATCAGTTGGCAGCCAATGTGGTTGCCGGCAATGCTCTCTGA
- a CDS encoding ATP-binding protein, producing MLSEALRGLLRRVPVPRSLLGRMLLLTLLAVLFAQALSSVIWVSQLRATQLEGLVTSARSLAHSMTASVSYLRSLPVAYRPLVLDQLRSMGGTRFVVTLNDKPLGMQVLPATARKEAVLQAVEQVLRQSLGNDADISVTFVSPDDLRIFNGGLKLDELPRSWAHYALTLEPVNPPVLVTQIQMAPGEWLYIASLLPEPYTSLEEQGLPAQQVWFILLTSGFLLLFIGLLVHWQSRPLKRLARAARDMSLGADVEPVAQGGGSEVVEVGRAFNSMRERISRYLTERSQLFSAISHDLRTPITRLRLRVELLEDEQLQAKFGRDLDELELLVKGALQCVKDTDIHENIEPVDLNQVLDCLVEPYLAPHGNGRVTQQGRALASYPGKPLALKRCMGNLIDNALKYGQNAHLYIEDDDSGFVLHVDDEGPGVPEQRLEQVFEPHFRLAGQQQGYGLGLGIARNIAHSHGGEVSLQNLREGGLRVTLYLPRTSD from the coding sequence ATGCTCTCTGAGGCATTGCGCGGTCTGCTGCGACGGGTGCCGGTGCCCCGCTCGCTGCTGGGCCGCATGCTGCTGTTGACCTTGCTCGCGGTGTTGTTCGCCCAGGCGCTGTCCAGCGTGATCTGGGTTTCGCAGTTGCGCGCCACCCAGCTCGAAGGCCTGGTGACCAGCGCCCGCAGCCTGGCCCATTCGATGACCGCCAGCGTCAGCTACCTGCGTTCGTTGCCGGTGGCGTACCGGCCCCTGGTGCTGGACCAGTTGCGCAGCATGGGCGGCACCCGCTTTGTCGTGACCCTCAATGACAAGCCCCTGGGCATGCAGGTGCTGCCCGCCACTGCGCGCAAGGAAGCGGTGCTGCAGGCGGTGGAACAGGTGCTGCGCCAGTCCCTGGGCAATGACGCGGATATCTCGGTGACCTTTGTCAGCCCCGATGACCTGCGGATCTTCAATGGCGGCCTCAAGCTCGACGAGTTGCCCCGCTCCTGGGCCCATTACGCCCTCACCCTGGAGCCGGTGAACCCACCGGTGCTGGTGACCCAGATCCAGATGGCCCCCGGGGAGTGGCTGTACATCGCCTCGCTGCTGCCCGAGCCCTACACCAGTCTCGAAGAGCAGGGCCTGCCGGCGCAGCAGGTGTGGTTCATCCTCCTCACCAGCGGTTTTCTGCTGCTGTTCATCGGCCTCTTGGTGCACTGGCAGAGCCGGCCCCTCAAGCGCCTGGCCCGGGCGGCGCGGGACATGTCCCTGGGCGCCGACGTCGAGCCGGTGGCGCAGGGCGGTGGCAGTGAAGTGGTGGAAGTGGGGCGGGCCTTCAACAGCATGCGCGAACGCATCAGCCGCTACCTGACCGAGCGCAGCCAGCTGTTCAGTGCCATTTCCCACGACCTGCGCACCCCCATCACCCGCCTGCGCCTGCGGGTCGAACTGCTGGAGGACGAGCAACTGCAAGCCAAGTTCGGCCGCGACCTGGACGAACTGGAATTGCTGGTCAAGGGCGCGTTGCAGTGCGTCAAGGACACCGACATCCACGAGAACATCGAGCCGGTGGACCTCAACCAGGTGCTCGACTGCCTGGTGGAGCCTTACTTGGCGCCCCATGGCAATGGCCGGGTAACCCAGCAGGGACGGGCGCTGGCCAGCTATCCGGGCAAGCCCCTGGCGCTCAAGCGCTGCATGGGCAACCTGATCGACAACGCCCTGAAGTACGGGCAGAACGCCCACCTGTACATCGAAGACGACGACAGCGGCTTCGTCCTGCATGTGGACGACGAAGGCCCGGGCGTGCCGGAGCAGCGCCTGGAACAGGTGTTCGAGCCGCACTTCCGCCTGGCCGGCCAGCAGCAGGGCTACGGCCTGGGCCTGGGCATCGCCCGCAACATCGCCCACAGCCATGGCGGCGAAGTCAGCCTGCAGAACCTGCGCGAAGGCGGCCTGCGGGTGACCCTGTACCTGCCCCGGACCTCCGACTGA